The genomic segment ATCGCCCAGCACCTCCAGCTCGTGGAGTTCACCGTCACCGACTCGGCGCCGATGAAGGGGTACACGCTGTCCGAACTCGAACTGCCGGCCGACACCCGACTGCTCGCCCACGGTAAGGGCGAAGCGCCGCTCGACATCCCCGACCCCGACGAGACGCTGGAGGCGGGCGACCACCTCGTCGTGCTCGCCGACTTCGATACGCTCGCGGACGTCCGGAGTATCGTCGTCGGTGAGAGCGGCCCCGCGAAGGCCCTTGGAGGTGCTTGAGAATGGTCACCGCCTACGTCATGGTCAAAGCCCACACCGGCGACGCCGACCGACTGAAACGGGAAATCGAGGGCATCGACGGCGTCACCGAGGCCCACATCGTCGCCGGCGACGTCGACCTCATCGCCAAGGTGAGCGTGGACACGCCGGCGGCGGTCAAGGACGTGGCCGCGACCCACGTGCAGGACATCCAGGGCGTCGAATCGACACAGACGTACATCGCGATGGACTGAAAGCCCACTTTTCGCACCGTCGCTACTATTCGAGGACAGCCACGAGGAGTCGACCGCTCGTCCGGCGACCGCCGTGCCCGCTACAGCGGCGTCCCGCCGCGGCTCCCCTCGCTCCCGCCCGTGCTCGCCGAGTTCATCAGCTCTGCGACGACGCCGACGTAGTCGTAGCCGGGGATGATACCCTCGACGTAGGTCCCTTCGACGTACTCCACGAAGGTCTTGGCCACGTCGGCGGCTTCCCGTTCCCCGCCGAGGCTGTAGCGGTAGGTGACGACGACTTCCTCGTCGTCGCGCTCGACGGTGTATTCGTCCAGTTCGACCACGACGCGGGTCGATTTGGGGGCGTCTTCGAGGCGCCGTTCCAGTGTCTCGAACCAGCCGTCGCGCACCGCGGGCCCGACCTCGCCGGCCGTCGCGGCCTGCAGCGACGGCGCCCGGACCGTCACCTCGTACTCGGTCCGCCACTTCTCGCCCTCGCTCGCGGTCACGCGGCCGTCGAAGCTCGTCGTCTCGACGACGAACCCCTCGCCGCTGGCCACGAAGGTGTCACGACTGCCGAAGACGTCGGCGACGTCGTCTGGAACGTCCGTCATTGGGCTTCGATAGTGCGCTCACCAGCAAAAGCGCGTCGTCTCCGGACGGTCACTTCCAGGTGACGTAACTCAGCGCGGCGATACCGAACGTCTCGAGAATCTGGAGCACCATCATCACCTCGACGGCCAGGGCCGGCATGGCCGGCGCGTTGAAGTAGAAGTACAGCGCGACGACGTTCTCGGCCAGCAGGAAGGTCGCGAAGACGATGGTCCCGAGCGTCAGCGGCGCTCGAATCTCCCGGTAGGTCCGGACCCAGATGGCGATAAGTCCGGCCAGCAACAGGATGTTGATCGCGGCGGCGATTCTCGCGGCGTCCAGTACGAGACTCATAGCGCCTCCCGAGTCCCGCGGCCCTGCATGGCCCGTGTTGTTGGAATCATGTCAGTCGTCCACCTGTGTGAGTATCTGCTCGACCGTGTCCCAGTTGTTGCGTGCGCGCTCGCTCGGGAGATAGATGACGCCGTAGCTGGCATCGCTGCTAGTGATGACACCGTTGTCTTCGAGGACCTCGAGATGGTGCCGGATAGTGTTGTATGCCAGGTCGAGGTCATCGGCTAGCTGGTTCGCGTTCCGCGGCTGGTCGTCGAGCGCGCGAAGGACACGGGCACGGTTCGGTCCCCCACGTGTGCCAGCGAGAGTCTGCCAGAGGACCGTATCCATTCGGTATGGGGTTCCGGAGCGGATATCAAGAACCTACCGACATCGCGGGACAGAACGCCGCCGGTGCACCGTCGGTGTGGGTCGGGAACGGAGCGCGGGGGCGCCCGTGACGCCGACGCAGCAGTGTCTACGGGGACAGTGTGTTGCATATATTATATCTCGGAGAATAATCGGTAAATGCTTTTCGGGCAGTATGGGTTCAGGGGCCCCCAGAGGCCCTCTAGTTGGATTTTAGCCGAATTTGAGGGAGATTTTAGTCCGAGTTGCGAAATGTATTATATCCATAACACCCTTCGGGTCGTCTGATGTCAACGGACAAAAGTCGACGACGGGTCTTACTCGGAATCGGAACCGCAGCGACAGTCGGGCTCGCTGGCTGTGGGGGGAGCGACGGCGGTGGTACCCCGACGGGGACGGAAACGGGAACCGGAACTGAGACCGAGACCGGGACGGAGAGCGACGGCGGGGAGATGTCCGGCACGGCGATGGTCCGGGTCTCGCACATGTCGCCCGACGCTCCGAACGTCGACGTCTACCTCGACGGGAGCGCTGTCTTGGAAGACGTCGCGTTCGGCACGACGAGTGGCTATCTGGAGGTGGGTGCCGGGGAGCATCAGGTCGAGATTACCGCAGCGGGCGACCAGAGCGCGTCGGTCTTCGACGACACGATTACGGTCGAAGCGGACACGGCCTACAGCGTCGTCGCGGCGGGGGAAATCAGCGAGGGGGCCGACGAGGCGTTCGCCCCGCTCGTGCTCGAAGACGACAACAGTGACCCGGGGAGTGACACGGCGCGACTCCGTCTCGTGCACGCCTCACCCGACGCGCCCGCGGTCGACGTCACCGCCGCCTCGTCCGGTGACGCGCTGTTCGACGGTATCGCCTACACCGAATCGAGCACCATCGAAGTGCCGGCCGGCGACTACACCGTCGAAGTTCGGGGTGACACCGGGAGCAACGACGGCGACGTCGTCGCCGACTTCGACGTGAGTCTCGGAGGAGGAGCAGTGTACACCGCCTTCGCCGCGGGGTATCTCTCGCCCGACGACGAGCCCGCCGACACCGCCTTCGACCTGTTCGTCGCGCAGGACAGCGGGGCGACGGAGATGGACGACGGGATGTCCGGCACGGCGATGGTCCGGGTCTCGCACATGTCACCCGACGCCCCGAACGTCGACGTCTACCTCGACGGGTCGGCGGTGCTCGAAGACGTGGAGTTCGGCACCACGAGTAGCTATCTGGAGGTCGGTGCCGGCGAACACGACGTGGAAATCACCGCCGCCGGCGACCAGAGCACGTCGGTCTTCGACGACTCGATTACCGTCGAGGCGGACACGGCCTACAGCGTCGTCGCGGCGGGGGAAATCAGCGAGGGAGCAGACGAAGCGTTCGCCCCGCTCGTCCTCGAAGACGACACCAGCGCGCCGGGGAGCGACACGGCCCGACTCCGCCTCGTGCACGTCTCGCCCGACGCACCCGCGGTCGACGTCACCGCGAACGCCTCCGGCGACGCGCTGTTCGACGGCGTCGGGTACACT from the Halomicroarcula saliterrae genome contains:
- a CDS encoding Lrp/AsnC family transcriptional regulator, yielding MVTAYVMVKAHTGDADRLKREIEGIDGVTEAHIVAGDVDLIAKVSVDTPAAVKDVAATHVQDIQGVESTQTYIAMD
- a CDS encoding DUF5813 family protein, which produces MTDVPDDVADVFGSRDTFVASGEGFVVETTSFDGRVTASEGEKWRTEYEVTVRAPSLQAATAGEVGPAVRDGWFETLERRLEDAPKSTRVVVELDEYTVERDDEEVVVTYRYSLGGEREAADVAKTFVEYVEGTYVEGIIPGYDYVGVVAELMNSASTGGSEGSRGGTPL
- a CDS encoding winged helix-turn-helix domain-containing protein; protein product: MDTVLWQTLAGTRGGPNRARVLRALDDQPRNANQLADDLDLAYNTIRHHLEVLEDNGVITSSDASYGVIYLPSERARNNWDTVEQILTQVDD
- a CDS encoding DUF4397 domain-containing protein produces the protein MSTDKSRRRVLLGIGTAATVGLAGCGGSDGGGTPTGTETGTGTETETGTESDGGEMSGTAMVRVSHMSPDAPNVDVYLDGSAVLEDVAFGTTSGYLEVGAGEHQVEITAAGDQSASVFDDTITVEADTAYSVVAAGEISEGADEAFAPLVLEDDNSDPGSDTARLRLVHASPDAPAVDVTAASSGDALFDGIAYTESSTIEVPAGDYTVEVRGDTGSNDGDVVADFDVSLGGGAVYTAFAAGYLSPDDEPADTAFDLFVAQDSGATEMDDGMSGTAMVRVSHMSPDAPNVDVYLDGSAVLEDVEFGTTSSYLEVGAGEHDVEITAAGDQSTSVFDDSITVEADTAYSVVAAGEISEGADEAFAPLVLEDDTSAPGSDTARLRLVHVSPDAPAVDVTANASGDALFDGVGYTESGTVEVPANDYTVEVRGDTESNDGDVVADFDVSLNGATAYTAFAAGYLSADDEPSDTSFDLFVAQDSGGN